The window CCATCATCTATGAAACAGATatcaaattacaatttaatttagGCACATAGAGAACATTTGTAAGTTTTAAGCCTCTGTCTAGCACCACGCTTCCTTCTTTAATCGCTGCTGTATGTTGTCCATTAGGAAGTCCAATTGGACATCTTTAAATATCTCGTAGTTCATGCATATGATTCAGATTTCCAGTCATATGGTTGGAAGTCCATGTGTCAATTATCCATGTATTGGTATCATGTTCACCTTTCATCTTGTCATTAGAGTTTGTTTTCTGAGCATTTAGTAATTCTACCAGTGTTTGCCACTGCTCTGTAATAAGTCCAGTCAAACTTGAACGGTCTCTTTTGAGATCCTGGTGTCTGCACTTGTTTCACCACCATACACAGTATTTGTACGTATTGTTCCTCCTTTTCCTCGTCCAGTTCTCGAGTTGTCGTTGAAATTCAATTCATTTGGTGATgaagtcttcttcatcatcttatGTTCTTCTTGTGTATGAGACGCATTCTTTGGAGCCTCCTCTTCATGATGACTCATTGTCACCAAATTTCAAATAGAACatgttggctctgataccataaaGGATTATATGACAGAATAATTATGTTCTGTCTTTCATGCTTTGTTAAGACATAAATACATACAAGAGAGTTACAGCAAAATCTCCTAAGATTGAGCTATATAAATTGATTCTTCAAATAAAACTCATAAGATTACGTCTAGACTAAAAATAACTTGATTTACATGATCACAGGTTAATAATACgggataatataataattgcaCATCATTTCACATAGATTCTGTTATCTCCTGTTATCTCATCATGATATCATTAGTTTGTTTGTATGCTGTATAGAAACTGTTGTATAATGCAATTTTAGTTCAATGCTGCAGTTCTTCCCTAAGAAAGTGGGAACACCAAGAAAAAGTGAGATTGTATTCATTGCTCCAACTGGGGAGGAGATCAATACCAAAAAACAATTGGAGCAGTACCTAAAGGCACATCCTGGCAATCCTGTCATTTCAGAGTTTGACTGGGGAACTGGTGAGACCCCCAGGCGATCAGCAAGGATCAGTGAGAAGGTCAAGTCAACTCCACCAGCAGATAGTGATACTCCAAAGAAACGTGCTCGGAAATCATCAGGATCAAAGAAGGATAACAAAGAAACTGAATCTGCTTCAGAGGAAGGCAAGGCAAAGTCTGAAACTGAAGATCCCAAGGCTgcagaggaggaggaggataaTGAAGGAAACAATGATTCTGGAGGAAAGCAACTTGAGAATGGAGATAAAACTGAACAAATTGATGAAAAAGCCAAGAAGTCAGACGTAGATATGGAAGAAACTGATCTGAATGATACTaacaataaattagaaaatgatTCAGCGGAAATTAAGAATAGTCATGTGAAAGGGGAAAATGTGATTACTGAAAAGCCTGAAGGTGAAGAAGCACaaaagcttgaaattgaaccaGCAGAGAAAGTTGCCGAAGAAGCGGCGGACACTGAAAAATCCCAAGGGCCCCTACTGACTACTGaattagaaaaagaagagaatgaGGAGAAAACAGATACTGTGATTCTAGATGCTAATGGGGGAGTCGAGAAAGAGAATCCTAATGCTGCTGCAGAAATGTAATGGGGTTATTTGGAGCTGTGCACAGTGAAACACTTCAACATTTGTCATACTGTTGTGTAAGCTGTAGAAATGTACTGTACTGTTGCCCCATGACTTTTGTGATgctattttagttattttgtggCCTTATGGATGACTGTAGTCTCGTATTTTATCTAAAGATTTGGTTTTACTTGCTACCTAGGATTAGGAAATTAAATGACTCTTCTTATTTTAGTTTAGATTAGGACATCTGATTTTATGTAGTGCAGCTATGTAGATTGTAGACTTCTGTGACACATTTGTGTTTTCTAGTCATTTAAATTTCACATTCCCCGGATTTAAGAATGCTCTTTTTATGTTACCGAAAGTGAGTGGTAAATGCATGATTGAAGCTGCAATTTATCACTTCCTTTCCTTTCCTAGTTACGGCAAAGGCTTCATATCTAAAGATTTCGTTTCATTAGATTTCATGTATTTCATCAGTATTCAGTCATTAATGTCGCCGCATGTACTTTACTTGATCAGCTTTGGATTTCTGACATTATTTAGAGCTTGTAGAAGAAGCGTTGTAGCATAATTTTTTCCATAATATAATTATGCATTGTcaactccatttttttttttgtgaagcaTCATCAACTCCATTAATGCTGTTATTATGAACTATTTCATTTGTCTTCACTCTTCTACCTAGTATTTATCTCgaaatttttagaaataaatgaCAGGGGGTttgttgagattttttttttacatgagagGCTTGTTAAAATATCTTTCCAATAAATATGAACGCGGGGCTTTAcacgtgtattttttttttaatttaatagtataacaaaattataatttattgtctattttaaatattttcatataacgAACACGTAG of the Glycine max cultivar Williams 82 chromosome 13, Glycine_max_v4.0, whole genome shotgun sequence genome contains:
- the LOC100786540 gene encoding methyl-CpG-binding domain-containing protein 10-like, which encodes MENAEEQQQQNEEVLSVELPAPSGWNKLFFPKKVGTPRKSEIVFIAPTGEEINTKKQLEQYLKAHPGNPVISEFDWGTGETPRRSARISEKVKSTPPADSDTPKKRARKSSGSKKDNKETESASEEGKAKSETEDPKAAEEEEDNEGNNDSGGKQLENGDKTEQIDEKAKKSDVDMEETDLNDTNNKLENDSAEIKNSHVKGENVITEKPEGEEAQKLEIEPAEKVAEEAADTEKSQGPLLTTELEKEENEEKTDTVILDANGGVEKENPNAAAEM